One region of Syntrophobacter fumaroxidans MPOB genomic DNA includes:
- a CDS encoding polysaccharide deacetylase family protein, producing the protein MNYFRHLIESKGAINLIGRMFMLLERFGMTHRRSIQAMRRIVEVSGRYGCKPSFFITADLLDHHKCLVDLISTHEIDLCLHGYHHIDHALLSRRDQTEEIRRGVEEFRRLGIRIGGFRAPFLRFNDDTPKAAVDSDLVWVSNTCMLSREESCSSLVNGSDSARNLLEGFYTGKRHSDEPSIPFLRCGCVDIPVSLPDDEMLIDRIKIQDSAKLARIWLDMLDGAHRDGELFNFIFHPERVPYVSEPLEKLLQKARSHGDVWIASLDDIGKWWKKRAAFEFRSIVENCGKYTVETNISDDHCLVLQHPDGRMEFLEHNGNGTFVVEAPLRPVVGVSQDCGSETVLCLKKEGFPVESCADPYMVASVLNGCHPRDLSHRGLLNVVRQANGPVLRFWRWPGRYRSALAISVDVDAITLFDFVRRVYWFLKYR; encoded by the coding sequence ATGAATTATTTCAGGCACTTGATCGAATCAAAAGGGGCGATCAATCTGATCGGCCGGATGTTTATGCTTCTGGAAAGGTTCGGCATGACCCACCGGAGGTCGATTCAGGCGATGCGGCGGATCGTGGAGGTCAGCGGCCGGTATGGCTGCAAGCCGTCATTTTTCATCACCGCCGACCTGCTCGACCATCACAAGTGCCTGGTGGACTTGATTTCGACGCACGAGATCGACCTCTGCCTCCATGGCTACCATCACATCGACCACGCCCTCCTGAGCAGGCGGGACCAGACCGAGGAGATCAGGAGGGGAGTGGAGGAATTCCGGAGACTCGGCATACGGATCGGGGGCTTCAGGGCTCCTTTTCTCCGGTTCAACGACGATACCCCCAAAGCCGCGGTGGACAGCGACCTGGTGTGGGTGAGCAATACCTGCATGCTTTCCAGGGAGGAAAGCTGCAGCAGCCTCGTGAACGGGAGCGACAGCGCCCGTAATCTCCTTGAAGGATTCTACACGGGCAAGCGCCATTCGGATGAACCCTCGATTCCCTTCCTGCGTTGCGGCTGCGTCGATATTCCCGTGTCGCTGCCCGACGATGAAATGTTGATCGATCGGATCAAGATTCAAGACAGCGCGAAACTGGCGCGCATCTGGCTGGACATGCTCGACGGAGCGCATCGCGACGGGGAGCTCTTCAATTTCATCTTCCATCCCGAGCGGGTTCCCTATGTTTCAGAACCGCTGGAGAAGCTCCTGCAAAAAGCCCGCAGTCACGGTGACGTGTGGATTGCGTCCCTGGACGACATCGGCAAGTGGTGGAAGAAGCGCGCCGCGTTCGAATTTCGCAGCATCGTGGAAAACTGCGGCAAATACACGGTGGAAACCAACATAAGCGACGATCATTGCCTGGTTCTTCAGCATCCCGACGGGAGGATGGAGTTTTTGGAACACAACGGGAACGGCACTTTTGTCGTGGAGGCTCCTTTGAGACCCGTCGTCGGCGTGTCGCAGGATTGCGGCTCGGAAACCGTACTGTGTCTAAAAAAGGAAGGATTCCCGGTCGAATCCTGCGCGGACCCCTACATGGTCGCGTCCGTCTTGAACGGTTGTCATCCCCGGGACCTGTCTCATCGCGGGCTCCTGAATGTCGTCCGGCAGGCGAACGGCCCGGTGCTCCGGTTCTGGCGCTGGCCCGGGAGATACCGGAGCGCGCTGGCGATTTCCGTGGATGTGGACGCCATCACGCTCTTTGATTTCGTCAGGCGCGTTTATTGGTTCTTGAAGTACAGGTAG